GGCATCGAAGTACTCGACAAGCTGGCCGCCGACGGCCTGGTCGAGCCCTTCGACTATGACCGCGTGCTGCACCACGCCAGCCGCAACGGAGAGCGAGTCGAAGAGGCGCTGCTCGAGCTGGGCGTGGTCACCGAGCCCGACCTGCTGCGGACGGTCGCCGAGATGGTGCGCACGCAGTTCGTCTCCACCGAGAAGCTGGCCAAGGCGCAGGTCAGCCGGACGCTGATCGAGATGGTCCCGCGGCGCCTGGCTGAGCGGCTCGGGGCCTTCCCCATCCTCTTCGACCGCAAGACGCTGACCCTGTCCGTGGTGACCTACGATCTGCAGGTGGTGGAGGTGGCGAAGCAGCTGCAGGTGGCCACCGACGCGCGCACCGTGACCACGTATGTGGCGCGCCCAGGGGCCGTCCGCGCGGCCATTCGCAAGTACTACTACGGCGACGTGGACTCGTTCACGGAGCTCATGCAGCCCAAGCGCGCTCGCAAGGCCGAGGCCGAGCAGGGGCCCGCCACACGGGGTGACTACATCGATGTGGACTTCGGTCTGGACGCGCCGCAGCCATCGCGTGCGGGTCGCCCAGCTGCGCCACAGCGCCGCCCCGAGCCGCCGCCGCCGCCCGCGCCGCCGCCCGCGCCACGCGTCATGGAGATTGCCGATGCCTCCCTGATGGCCGCGCTGAACGCGTCGCCCCTGGTGGCTTCCGCGCAGCGTGCCCCGCTGGTGAGCGCCGAGCCGTCGTCTGCCCACGTGGCTCTCCCGCCCGTCGAGGCGGCCAGCCCCGCAGCTCACAGCGTCAGCGTGTCGCCGCGCACGTTCCTCGAGTCGCTCAACGTGATGGTCACGCTCATCGAGCAAGAGCGCGCCGAGCTGCGCGGCCACACGTCTCTCGTGGCGCGCCTCACGCGAAAGCTGTGCGAGTTGGTGGACATGCCCAAGGACCACGCCTTCGACGTGGTGGTGGCTGCCTACCTGCACGACCTCGGCAAGACCGGGAACTACCACCTCACCCCGCTGAACGTGGCGCAGTACGAGGGCCACCGCGTTCAGGCGCAGAAGTCGTTCTCGGCGCCGGCGCGGCTCTTCGAGAGCGCGGGGCTGAACGAGCGCACCACCAAGACCTTGCATCATCTCTACGAGCGCTTCGACGGGAACGGCTTCCCCGACCGCTTGCAGGAGCGTGACATCCCGCTCGGCAGCCGCATCCTCGCGGTGGTCGAGACGTACGCGGACATCACCGCCAGCAGCAAGAACCCCTTCCGCCGGCGGCTCTCCCCGCGCGAGGCCTGTGAGGCCATCCAGGGGCTGGTCAACACCGTCTTCGACCCCACCATCGTGGAGCTGTTGCAGCGCTTGGCCGTGGGCGACGAGGTGCGTCACCGCCTGCTGGACGACGCCCGCTCCGTGCTGCTGCTGGACCCGGACGTGGAGTCCACCACCGTGCTCGAGATGCGCTTGATGGAGCACGGGCACCGCGTGCTGATCGCGCGCTTGTTCGACCAGGCGCTCACCATCCTCTCCGAGAGCGAGGTGGACATGATCCTCACGGAGGTGGACCTGCCCACGCAGGACGGCTTCCGCTTCGTGGAGCGCTGCCGCGCCGGCAGCCAGCCCGACACGCCCGTCATCTTCCTCACCCGGCGGGGCGACCGCGAGAGCGTGCAGCGCGGCATGGAGCTGGCCGCCGCGGACTACATGGTGAAGCCTGCCTCGCCCGAGGTGGTGGCCATGAAGGTGGGGCAGGTGCTGGCCCAGTCTCGCCGCGGTCAGAACCGCGGCGTCAGCGGGTCGCTGCGGGAGATGTCGCTGCCCGACGTCATCCAGATCCTCTCGAACGGCCGCAAGTCCGGCAAGCTGGCGCTCTCGTCTTCGAGCGGGAACGGCGAGATCCAATTCGGCGCGGGGGCCATCTGCGACGCGCGCATCGGCGACCGCACCGGCGCGGACGCGGTCTATGCGCTGCTGGCCCTGAGCGAGGGAGAGTTCGCGCTCGACCCCACGTTCCTGCCGCTGCGCAACGTCATCAACCTGCCCACCGAGAGCTTGCTGCTCGAGGGCATGCGGCGGCTGGACGAGGCCGCCCGCTGACGGGCGATGGTCCTCGCACCATGCAGGCCCCCGACCCGTCCTTCTTGCTGGTTCCCGACGACGACGGCCGCGCCCTCGCGCGCGTCCAGCGCAAGCTGTTGCTCCGGGTGGCCGGCTTTCTCTTGGGAGGCAAGGTGCCATCCCTCGGTGCCGAGGCCGCCGCCAACCTCGAAGGCGTCCGCCGGGGCCTGCTGCCGGCGCTCGAGGCTCACCCCGAGGCGCTGCTGCGCGCGTTGGCCGGCCCGGACGTGCTGTCGCCGCTCATGATGACCATGGCGCGGCGGCTGCCGCCCGAGGAGGGGCTGCATCGGGCGCTCCCCAACTTGCTGCTGGCCGCCGTGAGTCATGGGGCGCTCGTGGGCCCGGTCGAGCACACCGGGCCGGTCGAGACCCTGGTCCAGCTCGCCGCCCGCCGTGTCCTGCGCTTCGACTCGGCTGCCGTGCGCTTGCACGCCGAGCCGGCCCGCGTCGATGTTCGGCTGCAGGGTGGGCAGCGCGTGACCGTGGCGAGAGGTCCCGCGTCTCCGCCGGAAGACGAGCAGGCGCTCCGCTCGCAGGGGGTGCACGTGGAGCACCCGTTTCACGTCATCGAGGAGCGCCTCCCGGGTCTCCACCTGAGCGAGCACGACAGCAACCCGCTGTTCCACGTGCAGGACCACCCCGACGCGCGCGCCAACGCGATGACGCTCGGTGGCACCTCGCTCGAGACCTGGCGCGAGCGCCTGGTGGACGCGCTCGCGTTCATTCGGCTGGGGCTGCCCGGCTGGGAGCGCGAGCAGCCGGTGACCTTGCAGCGCATCGTCCCCGTGGGCGTGGAGCCCGAGCGGCACCTCTCGGCGTCGTTCCGTGAGGCGCCCGGGCTGGTGTACATGACGCTCCACCCGGACGCGCTGGTCATGGCCGAGGCGCTGGTGCACGAGACCCAGCACGGCAAGCTGCACACGCTGATGCGGCTCGACCCGGTGCTGGTCAACGGCGACACGCATTGGACGAGCTCGCCCGTGCGGCCCGATCTGCGCCCGCTGTCCGGCATCTTGCTGGCAGCGCACGCGTTCCTGCCGGTGGCGCTCATGTACCAGCGCATCTTCGAGTGCGGCCACCCCGTGCCGGAGCGCACGCGCTTCGAGCTGCGCTACGCCCGCGTGGTGGCTGGCAATCGCAACGCCATGGCCATCCTGAAGCGGGACGGCATCTTCTCCCAGGCGGGAGAGCGCGTGTGGGCGGGCATGAAGGCGGTGCAGGCCTACACGGAGCGGCACGCTCCGCCGATCCCCAACCACCCCGACGTGGCGGACCTGCTGCCGCCTGGCTGATGGCCGCGCCGGCTACCGCTTGGTGTGCAGGTACCACGCGCCCGCGAGCACCAGCGCACCCACCACAGCGGCTGCCCAGCGATGCCTCGCGAGGGCGGGCACCACGCGCTGGAGGGGCCAGATCTCCTGCGCCAGGAACGTGTCCGGGAAACCCAGAACGCCTGCGAACCCGATGCGCGCGGGGGGCTGGGCCGGCAGCTTGGCCGTCCCGAAGAGCCAGTCCCAGCACGAGAAGATGATGCCGAAGTTCACGGTGGTCTTCGCGTCGGCGTCGTAGTCGTGGTGCCACATGTGCATGCGCGGGCTGTTCAGCACATAGCGCAGCGGCCCGTAGTCCACGCGCAGGTTGGCGTGGTTGAGGTGCCCTATCAGCGTGCCGAAGATGGCGTGCACCATGAGCGCTTCCAGCGCGAAGCCGAAGAACACCATCGGCAAGTACAGGAGCGACTTGTAGACCACCACCTCGAGCCACGAGAAGCGGAACGCCACGATCCAATCCATCTCGCCGTCGCTCACGCTGTGGTGCGTCTTGTGCAGCTCCCACAGCAGCGGCACGCGGTGCAGCAGGCGGTGGATACCCCACTGCACGAAGTCGAGCAGCAGCAGCGCGACCACGACCTGCAGCGCGAGTGGCCAGTCGCGCGCCACGCCGCAGTAGAACGCCTCGGTGAGCCCACGCGTCCCGAGGAACGCGTCGAGCGGCGGCAGCACCCAGGTGACCGAGAGCCCGGCCAGCATGACGCCCAGGAAGTGCCCGTTGAACACCAGGTGCACCAGGTCCGACCCCAGCCTGGGCCGCAGCTGGCGTTGCTCGGGCCGCTCCGGGAAGAAGTGCTCGAGCGCCATGACGAGCGCGGAGATGAGCGCCAGGCTCAGGGGGTACAGGTACGCGGTCACGGCACAGTGCCTATCGGGCTCACCCACAGCATACGCAAGGTGAAGCGCTCGGGCCGTGGTCATTCGCCGCGCGGCTTGACCTCGAGCGCGATCGGGCGGTACCTCGGAGCCGTGACAGAATCCAACTCGTTCTGGGGTGCGATGAGGGGGTGCGGCGCGGCGCTCATCGTGCTGGTCACGCTGGTGTTCGTGTGCGGGGTCTTCGCCGTGGTCTACTACTTCACCACGCCCGAAGGCGAGACGGTGGCGGTGCTGCCCGCCGACGGGCGGATAGCGGCCAGCGTCGAGGCGGGGCCGGGTGACACGCTGCACTTCACGCTGTCCTACGAGTTTCCGCTCGGCGGCTTCGGCATGTTCGACGGCCCTGCCCGTGACAACGCCATCGACCGCGCGCTGCGGGCCTCTTCGCTCCACGTGGTGGCCACGTCGTCCAGCGGCGCCGTGCTCGATGCTCGCTGCGCGCCGTACAATGGTCGGGTCGGGGTCGAGAGCGACATCATGGGCACGCGCTCCCTCTCGGATGCGCTCACCGACTGCGTGATCACCATCCCGGCGGCGGGCACGTTCAGTGTCGTGGGTGCCGTGACTTGGTCCCCGGAGCTGCGCGCGAGCGAGGAGATGCTCGAGGTCCGCAGGGCAACGCCGTCTCGCTAGCAAACCATCCCGGGGTCGTCCCCGCCGCTCGCCCCCCAACGCCACTTGGAGGCCGCGCGACCGGGCTGCTAGGCTCCGCGACATGGTTCTGCATGCGGCCGCGCTATCTGTCGAGCATCGCGCCGCGGTGGCCGAGCTCTTGCGCGAGCCGGGCCTCGCGGGCGCGCCTGCCACGTTCCAGGTGGTCGTCCGGGGCGCCTGCATGACACCCGCTCTGCGTGACGGCCAAGTCGTTCGCGTCCAGCCGCGCCGGTGGGCGTTGCCAGGGGATATCGTGGCCTTCGAACATGGTGCGGCGGACGCTGGCTTGGCCGTGCATCGCCTGCTGGGGGTCCGCCCCTCACGGCGCGGCCTGGTGTGGATCACCCAGGCCGACAACGAGCCCGGCCCCGATCCGGCCTTCGCCCGGGCGCGGCTGCTGGGGGTAGTGGAGGTGCCCGTTCCTCTGGCGCGCCGGGTCGGTGCGCTACGCCGCTGGCTCCCGGCGCTGCTGGCTCCAATCACGCAACGTCTCCCGCGCGCGGGCGCGTCTCGCGCCACCGGTGTTCCCGTGTGACTCCTGCCCACCCGATGAAGCCTGCGAGCGAATACCTGGTGGACGGCATCCCTGCCGCAGAG
This sequence is a window from Sandaracinaceae bacterium. Protein-coding genes within it:
- a CDS encoding DUF4388 domain-containing protein, coding for MTGDSPEGIEVLDKLAADGLVEPFDYDRVLHHASRNGERVEEALLELGVVTEPDLLRTVAEMVRTQFVSTEKLAKAQVSRTLIEMVPRRLAERLGAFPILFDRKTLTLSVVTYDLQVVEVAKQLQVATDARTVTTYVARPGAVRAAIRKYYYGDVDSFTELMQPKRARKAEAEQGPATRGDYIDVDFGLDAPQPSRAGRPAAPQRRPEPPPPPAPPPAPRVMEIADASLMAALNASPLVASAQRAPLVSAEPSSAHVALPPVEAASPAAHSVSVSPRTFLESLNVMVTLIEQERAELRGHTSLVARLTRKLCELVDMPKDHAFDVVVAAYLHDLGKTGNYHLTPLNVAQYEGHRVQAQKSFSAPARLFESAGLNERTTKTLHHLYERFDGNGFPDRLQERDIPLGSRILAVVETYADITASSKNPFRRRLSPREACEAIQGLVNTVFDPTIVELLQRLAVGDEVRHRLLDDARSVLLLDPDVESTTVLEMRLMEHGHRVLIARLFDQALTILSESEVDMILTEVDLPTQDGFRFVERCRAGSQPDTPVIFLTRRGDRESVQRGMELAAADYMVKPASPEVVAMKVGQVLAQSRRGQNRGVSGSLREMSLPDVIQILSNGRKSGKLALSSSSGNGEIQFGAGAICDARIGDRTGADAVYALLALSEGEFALDPTFLPLRNVINLPTESLLLEGMRRLDEAAR
- a CDS encoding sterol desaturase family protein, whose product is MTAYLYPLSLALISALVMALEHFFPERPEQRQLRPRLGSDLVHLVFNGHFLGVMLAGLSVTWVLPPLDAFLGTRGLTEAFYCGVARDWPLALQVVVALLLLDFVQWGIHRLLHRVPLLWELHKTHHSVSDGEMDWIVAFRFSWLEVVVYKSLLYLPMVFFGFALEALMVHAIFGTLIGHLNHANLRVDYGPLRYVLNSPRMHMWHHDYDADAKTTVNFGIIFSCWDWLFGTAKLPAQPPARIGFAGVLGFPDTFLAQEIWPLQRVVPALARHRWAAAVVGALVLAGAWYLHTKR
- a CDS encoding S24/S26 family peptidase → MVLHAAALSVEHRAAVAELLREPGLAGAPATFQVVVRGACMTPALRDGQVVRVQPRRWALPGDIVAFEHGAADAGLAVHRLLGVRPSRRGLVWITQADNEPGPDPAFARARLLGVVEVPVPLARRVGALRRWLPALLAPITQRLPRAGASRATGVPV